In Finegoldia magna ATCC 53516, a genomic segment contains:
- a CDS encoding YvrJ family protein codes for MDEFLSFVGNVGFPISVTAFLLIRVESRLEDIKISIEKLNAILTNLNR; via the coding sequence ATGGACGAATTCTTAAGTTTTGTCGGTAACGTCGGCTTTCCCATTTCAGTGACAGCATTTCTTCTAATCAGAGTTGAATCCAGATTAGAAGACATCAAAATCTCCATTGAAAAGCTTAACGCCATCCTCACTAACTTAAACAGATAA
- a CDS encoding helix-turn-helix domain-containing protein — protein MKYSYEFKRECVQLYREGKWPNTPEGVKEKRFHDTIKEWFKLEEKHGPEILKHGNNIEWTTDEKLEVVSKVLAGNTIGSVAIEIGINRGQLYSWVNKYKNYGYNGLVNRKRGCKSKNTSMKKKNIHKPRKLNESEREELIRLRAENEYIKAENEIIKKEIALREERYAAQLKAKKQRLSKNLKKKDTD, from the coding sequence ATGAAATATAGTTATGAATTTAAAAGAGAATGTGTGCAGTTGTATAGAGAAGGTAAATGGCCTAATACACCTGAAGGAGTTAAAGAAAAGAGATTTCATGACACAATTAAAGAATGGTTTAAGTTAGAAGAAAAGCATGGTCCAGAAATTTTAAAACATGGAAATAATATCGAGTGGACAACTGATGAAAAGCTAGAAGTGGTCAGCAAAGTATTAGCTGGAAACACAATAGGTTCTGTAGCAATTGAAATCGGAATTAATCGTGGACAACTTTATTCATGGGTTAACAAGTATAAAAATTATGGATATAATGGTCTTGTAAATAGAAAGAGAGGTTGTAAATCTAAAAATACAAGCATGAAAAAGAAAAATATCCATAAGCCAAGGAAACTTAATGAATCTGAAAGAGAAGAGCTCATAAGACTTAGAGCGGAAAATGAATATATAAAAGCAGAAAACGAAATAATAAAAAAAGAGATCGCCTTGAGAGAAGAACGTTACGCTGCGCAACTCAAGGCGAAAAAGCAGCGATTGTCAAAGAACTTAAAGAAAAAGGATACAGACTAA
- a CDS encoding IS3 family transposase — protein sequence MVKELKEKGYRLNYLLIAIDLPKSTYYFELNKVDKIKVKNRPIADKITEIFNLHKGRYGVRRVYMELINQGYVINHKKVQKIMHELKLFGKRSKEKYHSYKGKIGKVADNIINREFKADRPLQKWTTDVSEFKFSWGKCYISPILDMYSNEIISYDLSLSPNLKQISNMLRKAFSKFPKLNNLILHSDQGWQYQHKYYVNELKKHGIRQSMSRKGNCYDNSIMETFFGRLKNEVYYGCEKSYSSYEEFSKAIEEYIYYYNNERIQSKTKWMPPTKYRLASTTTN from the coding sequence ATTGTCAAAGAACTTAAAGAAAAAGGATACAGACTAAACTATCTTTTAATAGCGATTGATTTGCCAAAATCAACATACTACTTTGAACTGAATAAAGTGGATAAGATAAAAGTTAAGAATCGCCCTATCGCAGATAAAATAACCGAAATATTTAACTTGCACAAAGGAAGATATGGTGTAAGAAGAGTGTATATGGAGTTAATAAATCAAGGGTATGTAATAAATCATAAAAAAGTTCAAAAGATCATGCATGAGCTAAAACTATTTGGGAAAAGGTCTAAAGAGAAATATCACTCATATAAGGGAAAGATAGGTAAAGTTGCAGATAATATCATCAATAGAGAGTTCAAAGCAGACAGACCTTTACAAAAATGGACCACGGATGTATCTGAATTTAAATTTTCTTGGGGTAAATGCTACATATCTCCAATACTTGATATGTATAGCAATGAGATTATCTCATATGACTTATCTCTAAGTCCTAATTTAAAACAAATATCGAATATGTTAAGAAAAGCATTTAGCAAATTTCCAAAATTAAATAACTTGATACTACACTCAGATCAAGGTTGGCAATACCAACATAAATATTATGTTAATGAACTAAAAAAACATGGTATAAGACAATCAATGTCAAGAAAAGGGAATTGTTACGATAATTCTATTATGGAAACATTCTTTGGAAGATTAAAAAATGAAGTTTATTATGGCTGTGAAAAGAGCTATAGCTCCTATGAAGAATTTTCTAAAGCAATAGAAGAATACATCTATTATTACAATAACGAAAGAATTCAATCAAAAACAAAATGGATGCCACCTACAAAATATAGGTTAGCATCCACTACAACTAATTAA
- a CDS encoding type II toxin-antitoxin system HicB family antitoxin has protein sequence MKNDILYPVVMSKEDGGYFAQCYDYEEIYAEGNTIEEALKNIKEVFGLIFYDFEEDEYKKASNIEDIMKELKEGEFVVYVNVWLPYEFSKVKVVNTKKTLTIPNHLNMLGQYKNINFSKILTEALEKELNVK, from the coding sequence ATGAAAAATGATATTTTGTATCCAGTTGTAATGAGCAAGGAAGATGGTGGATATTTTGCTCAATGCTATGATTACGAAGAAATATATGCCGAAGGGAATACAATCGAAGAAGCATTGAAAAATATCAAGGAAGTTTTTGGATTAATTTTTTATGATTTTGAAGAAGATGAATACAAGAAAGCTTCTAATATAGAAGATATAATGAAAGAACTCAAAGAAGGAGAATTTGTCGTTTATGTCAACGTGTGGTTACCTTACGAATTTTCTAAGGTAAAAGTTGTGAATACCAAGAAAACACTTACTATTCCGAATCATTTGAACATGTTGGGACAATACAAAAATATTAATTTCTCCAAAATTCTCACCGAAGCACTAGAAAAAGAATTGAATGTGAAATAA
- a CDS encoding YoaK family protein codes for MTQKSESLQIMFILTLIGGFLDSYSYVTRGGVFAFAQTGNLVLLSINICYGNLDKIVRYIMPIIAFILGTTLVRIFEKKHKYMKIVHWRQVIIVFEGIILALVGFIPENLNKLACLLISFVCAMQIEAFRRFNGVDLMTTMCTGNLKKATDRLIDYAYTKDDNLLKASFTTYAAILIFILGCIIGTLTSIVYSTKSILILPVVILIAFIIMHETERNK; via the coding sequence ATGACACAGAAATCTGAAAGTTTACAAATTATGTTCATACTAACACTAATCGGAGGATTCTTGGATAGCTACAGCTACGTAACCCGTGGAGGAGTATTCGCATTCGCGCAGACAGGAAACCTAGTGTTATTGTCGATAAATATTTGCTATGGGAATTTGGACAAAATAGTCCGCTACATCATGCCCATTATCGCATTCATATTGGGAACAACTCTGGTTAGAATATTTGAAAAAAAACACAAATACATGAAAATCGTACATTGGAGACAAGTAATCATAGTTTTCGAAGGAATAATCCTCGCATTAGTTGGATTTATCCCAGAAAATTTGAACAAATTAGCATGTCTTCTCATATCATTCGTATGCGCAATGCAAATCGAAGCATTCAGAAGATTCAACGGAGTCGATTTAATGACCACAATGTGCACAGGAAATTTGAAAAAAGCAACCGACAGACTTATCGACTACGCATATACAAAAGATGACAACCTACTCAAAGCATCATTTACGACATATGCTGCAATCCTGATATTCATACTAGGCTGTATAATTGGAACACTCACATCCATTGTCTACTCAACAAAATCAATACTCATACTTCCTGTCGTCATACTCATCGCATTCATCATAATGCACGAAACAGAAAGGAACAAATAA
- a CDS encoding metal ABC transporter substrate-binding protein produces MIKNFRKLLLVLALALVFVTACSKQDSKTQDTKQEDTTKTNGKKTIYATFFPVADLTKMIVQDKMDVKTIIKTNEEPHSFELTSDNMKDILKGDLVVYNGAGMESFVDDLKKSMKDDGKFLDLSKGLTLLDSSSEGSDMTAINPHTWLSVKNAKKMLNTIYEKVSSIDPENENFYKKNLEESTAKFDLLDKKFEQELSNVKSKDKYFVVSHAAFNYLADDYGLKQVAVTGISPEDEPTAKQLKTIADFVKDKHISTIFFEGKATPKVAETLAKNTNTKTSTLYTMENLDENQVAKGYLKLMEENLKSLVEAFNE; encoded by the coding sequence ATGATTAAAAATTTTAGAAAATTATTATTGGTTTTGGCGCTAGCTCTGGTTTTTGTGACTGCTTGTAGCAAACAAGATTCAAAAACCCAAGACACAAAACAAGAAGATACGACAAAAACTAACGGAAAGAAGACAATTTATGCGACGTTTTTTCCTGTTGCAGATTTGACTAAGATGATTGTCCAAGACAAGATGGATGTCAAGACTATTATCAAGACGAACGAAGAACCGCACTCTTTTGAACTTACTTCAGATAATATGAAGGATATTTTAAAGGGTGATTTGGTTGTTTACAATGGCGCAGGAATGGAGTCTTTCGTGGATGATTTGAAGAAATCTATGAAAGATGATGGAAAGTTTTTGGATTTGTCTAAGGGGCTAACTTTGTTGGATTCTTCAAGTGAGGGTTCTGATATGACTGCTATCAATCCTCACACTTGGCTTTCTGTAAAGAACGCTAAAAAAATGTTGAATACTATTTATGAGAAGGTGTCTTCGATTGATCCAGAAAACGAAAATTTCTATAAGAAAAATTTGGAAGAATCTACAGCCAAATTTGATTTGTTGGATAAAAAATTCGAACAGGAACTTTCTAATGTGAAGAGCAAGGATAAGTATTTCGTGGTTTCTCATGCGGCGTTTAATTATCTGGCGGACGATTATGGTTTGAAACAAGTTGCTGTGACTGGTATTTCTCCAGAGGATGAACCTACTGCGAAACAACTCAAAACTATAGCTGATTTTGTGAAGGATAAGCATATTTCTACAATATTTTTTGAAGGAAAGGCTACACCAAAAGTTGCAGAGACTTTGGCAAAAAATACTAACACGAAAACATCTACTTTGTACACTATGGAAAATCTCGATGAAAATCAAGTTGCCAAGGGATATTTGAAGCTTATGGAAGAAAATCTAAAATCACTTGTGGAAGCTTTTAATGAGTAG
- a CDS encoding DUF3841 domain-containing protein has translation MKQMKNPNETNGYVMLYTMQDKRSLDVLKKEKRFINKLEYASEHLGDIYEFFREKYTYFVKQAETIVPKPDDVKLPIWCSVSNKNCMKPDQNSVAYCLKVPAEKVVYLDGAKWDYVLNNHYVPLDEDDLKNYYKYLKDHKMPNPFLIGSEDYRYLYPEEYKKIYQSYKRIFDIDKWNIFAVQGNIWEITEDMIIKVYYHDDPIDISEENLIDYL, from the coding sequence ATGAAACAAATGAAAAACCCAAATGAAACAAATGGATACGTAATGCTTTACACAATGCAAGATAAAAGATCACTAGACGTATTGAAAAAAGAAAAAAGATTCATCAACAAATTGGAATACGCAAGTGAACATTTGGGAGACATCTATGAGTTTTTCAGAGAAAAATACACCTATTTCGTCAAACAAGCAGAAACAATCGTCCCCAAACCTGACGATGTAAAACTACCAATATGGTGCTCAGTTAGTAACAAAAATTGCATGAAACCAGACCAAAACTCCGTAGCATATTGCCTCAAAGTCCCAGCAGAAAAGGTCGTCTATCTAGATGGAGCAAAATGGGACTACGTCCTCAACAACCACTACGTACCACTAGATGAAGACGATTTGAAAAATTACTACAAATACTTGAAAGATCACAAAATGCCCAACCCGTTTCTAATAGGCTCCGAAGATTATAGATATTTGTATCCCGAAGAATACAAAAAAATCTACCAAAGCTACAAAAGAATCTTCGACATCGATAAGTGGAACATCTTCGCAGTCCAAGGAAACATCTGGGAAATCACAGAAGACATGATAATCAAAGTATACTACCATGACGACCCAATAGACATATCAGAAGAAAATTTAATAGATTATTTGTAA
- a CDS encoding type II toxin-antitoxin system HicA family toxin produces the protein MTSKTSREIIKMLKKDGWYLVSVNGSHHKFKHPVKKGIVTVAHPQKDFTTKTLKSIYKQAGW, from the coding sequence ATGACGTCAAAAACCTCAAGAGAGATAATAAAAATGCTCAAAAAAGATGGCTGGTACTTGGTTAGCGTCAATGGCAGTCATCACAAGTTTAAACATCCTGTAAAAAAAGGGATTGTAACTGTTGCACATCCACAAAAGGATTTTACAACAAAAACTTTAAAGAGCATATACAAACAGGCTGGTTGGTAA
- a CDS encoding DUF3139 domain-containing protein, producing MKRLLKILLTIVIVYLIVGWTINHPVQYFCGKHRLYSFMQQQGTNKDNILKISSSYDYKAGNSEFNVIFKDDPLVEYRYSYRLVNFRLKSLPHLFEDTNKIIVFIYEYPTGSPIGNTYFKKAKYMKYTEEWY from the coding sequence ATGAAAAGGTTATTAAAGATTCTACTTACGATTGTAATCGTCTATTTAATTGTCGGATGGACTATTAATCATCCAGTTCAATATTTTTGTGGAAAACACAGGCTGTATTCTTTTATGCAACAGCAAGGAACTAATAAAGATAATATTTTGAAGATTTCATCAAGCTATGATTATAAAGCCGGTAATTCTGAATTTAATGTGATTTTTAAGGATGATCCATTGGTTGAATACAGATACAGTTATCGTTTGGTTAATTTTAGATTGAAAAGTTTGCCGCATTTGTTTGAAGATACGAACAAAATCATTGTTTTTATTTACGAATACCCTACAGGAAGTCCTATCGGAAACACCTATTTCAAAAAGGCAAAATACATGAAATACACTGAAGAATGGTATTAA
- a CDS encoding DUF3139 domain-containing protein: MKNKLYKFIKIVICIFVIYNVVWWVVDHPIQSYFANKKLDQVLTLQGTDRSNIKSIEKYNDASENTTCFTIYFKDDPNTQYEYRYFLYSNVYLNPMKNNYNKMFCFAYDLKLKKEKNMIDNHNYLARKPFSDSIKYQKCLNTWK; this comes from the coding sequence ATGAAAAATAAACTATACAAATTTATCAAAATTGTGATCTGTATTTTCGTAATTTACAATGTTGTGTGGTGGGTTGTTGATCATCCAATTCAAAGCTATTTCGCAAACAAAAAACTTGACCAAGTCCTCACTTTACAAGGAACCGACAGATCCAACATCAAATCTATAGAAAAATATAATGATGCAAGTGAGAATACTACATGTTTTACGATATATTTCAAAGATGATCCCAATACACAATACGAGTACCGATATTTCTTGTACTCCAATGTTTATTTGAATCCTATGAAAAATAACTACAACAAGATGTTTTGTTTTGCTTATGATTTGAAACTAAAAAAAGAAAAAAACATGATAGACAATCACAACTACCTAGCAAGAAAGCCGTTTTCTGATTCTATTAAATATCAAAAATGTTTAAATACTTGGAAATAA
- a CDS encoding metal ABC transporter permease, whose protein sequence is MDIFEYEFMQRAFIVGGLIAIILPCMGQVVLLKRLSMIGDTLSHSSLAGLTIGLALGFNPLLAAIIACVFAGLSIEIIRNRLKSYQEISTVIILAASIGLAGIFSSMVKNTNSISSYLFGSIVTISDEEFYLVIAVSAFVLISYSLLYKSLYLSIFDQKAASILGINIKFINFCVTFLSAIAISISAKTIGSLIVSSLLVLPSISAMQYTKTYKNTLIVSIIFSVIFVYLGLFISYALNLRPGSVIVLLSVVWLIISLIIKRK, encoded by the coding sequence ATGGATATATTTGAATACGAATTTATGCAACGAGCATTCATCGTTGGAGGGTTGATTGCAATAATACTTCCTTGTATGGGACAGGTCGTTCTATTAAAAAGGCTATCGATGATTGGAGATACACTTTCTCATTCATCACTTGCAGGACTAACTATTGGACTTGCATTGGGTTTCAATCCACTGTTGGCAGCAATCATCGCGTGTGTTTTTGCAGGACTTTCTATAGAAATTATCAGAAATAGGTTGAAATCATATCAGGAAATATCAACGGTTATAATACTTGCAGCATCCATTGGTCTTGCAGGAATATTTTCATCAATGGTCAAAAACACCAACAGCATCTCATCTTATTTGTTTGGATCAATTGTAACGATAAGTGATGAAGAATTTTACTTGGTAATAGCCGTGTCAGCTTTTGTTTTGATATCTTATAGTCTATTGTATAAGAGTTTATACTTAAGTATTTTCGATCAGAAAGCCGCTAGCATATTAGGCATTAATATAAAATTTATAAATTTTTGCGTGACATTTTTATCGGCAATAGCTATATCTATTTCAGCGAAAACAATAGGCTCACTTATAGTGTCATCACTACTTGTATTACCGAGCATTAGCGCTATGCAATACACAAAAACTTACAAGAACACACTAATTGTATCGATAATATTTTCGGTTATTTTCGTGTATTTGGGGCTTTTCATATCGTATGCATTAAACCTTAGACCGGGATCTGTAATTGTATTGTTATCAGTCGTTTGGTTGATAATTTCATTAATAATAAAGAGAAAATAG
- a CDS encoding transglutaminase-like domain-containing protein, with translation MKKALKILLLLVFVVSLSACAKNNSQETTETKKEETAKEDTNKVEVKKDEEKKEENFAERKGTLTTNVDLSKYEKGKSVKLWLPIPQDSEYQKISNVKVDLDEAHAKQQQTTDKLGNKMLYVEWDNEATDRKVSLSFDAERKEIKRGELTEKEDQAKKDELKEFLQPNSMMPVDGKVKELADKITEGKTTDLDKVKAIYDWTIANMNRNESVKGCGTGEVEKLLDHPQGKCTDIHSVFVSLCRAAGVPAREIFGVRMSKKASDDMTKGQHCWSEFYLQGQGWVKADPGDVLKAVLKQKLDKSDEKTKELADYYWGGMDSLRVALTTGRDLTLEPKQDDKPLNNFGYPYAEVEGKALDYYNPADFEYNIKFEEAK, from the coding sequence TTGAAAAAAGCATTAAAAATTTTACTTTTATTAGTATTTGTGGTTAGTTTATCAGCTTGTGCTAAGAATAACTCACAAGAAACTACTGAAACTAAGAAGGAAGAAACTGCAAAAGAAGACACTAATAAGGTAGAAGTTAAAAAAGACGAAGAAAAGAAAGAAGAAAACTTCGCAGAAAGAAAAGGAACTTTAACAACAAATGTTGATTTGTCAAAATACGAAAAGGGTAAATCTGTAAAATTATGGTTACCAATTCCACAAGATTCAGAATACCAAAAGATTTCTAACGTTAAGGTGGATTTGGATGAAGCTCACGCTAAGCAACAACAAACTACTGACAAGTTAGGTAACAAGATGCTTTACGTTGAATGGGACAATGAAGCTACTGATCGTAAGGTTTCACTATCTTTTGATGCTGAACGTAAGGAAATCAAAAGAGGAGAACTTACTGAAAAAGAAGACCAAGCTAAAAAGGATGAACTTAAGGAATTCTTGCAACCAAACAGCATGATGCCTGTTGATGGTAAAGTAAAAGAACTTGCTGACAAAATCACTGAAGGCAAGACTACTGATTTGGACAAGGTAAAAGCAATCTACGATTGGACTATCGCTAATATGAATCGTAACGAATCTGTAAAAGGTTGCGGTACTGGTGAAGTTGAAAAATTATTGGATCATCCACAAGGAAAATGTACTGATATCCACTCAGTTTTCGTATCTTTGTGTAGAGCTGCTGGCGTTCCTGCACGTGAAATCTTCGGTGTAAGAATGAGCAAGAAAGCTTCTGATGATATGACTAAAGGTCAACACTGCTGGTCTGAATTCTACCTTCAAGGTCAAGGTTGGGTAAAAGCAGATCCAGGCGATGTTTTGAAAGCTGTTTTGAAACAAAAATTAGACAAATCTGATGAAAAAACAAAAGAACTTGCTGATTATTATTGGGGCGGAATGGATTCACTTCGTGTAGCATTAACTACAGGTCGTGATCTTACTCTTGAACCAAAACAAGATGACAAACCACTTAATAACTTTGGTTATCCATACGCTGAAGTAGAAGGAAAAGCTCTTGATTATTACAATCCAGCAGATTTTGAATATAACATCAAATTTGAAGAAGCAAAATAA
- a CDS encoding LPXTG cell wall anchor domain-containing protein, with product MKKKLMIYVVAVMMFLMHIVHDTSYCETENSVTKMLASTQSLPKAGIDNEHILISIACLIVITGAFFVFFKKREKK from the coding sequence ATGAAAAAGAAATTAATGATTTATGTGGTAGCAGTGATGATGTTTCTGATGCACATTGTACATGACACAAGCTACTGCGAAACAGAAAACAGCGTAACAAAAATGTTGGCTAGTACACAAAGTTTGCCAAAAGCGGGAATAGACAACGAGCATATTTTAATAAGCATCGCTTGTTTAATCGTAATTACTGGTGCATTTTTTGTGTTTTTTAAGAAAAGAGAAAAAAAGTAA
- a CDS encoding metal ABC transporter ATP-binding protein — MSSDVISVSDLSFAYDKNLILDNVNFSVKEGDFVAIVGENGAGKSTLMNLILHNLNNYDGEIKLFGTDIKEDNHFRDLAYISQNSVLSYRNFPTTIEEAVKIHLSFLKKKTDASIYLKQVGLFEHRKKALDELSGGQLQRLGIVLALIKDAKIIFLDEPTSGIDKKFADEFFQNLSTLKNQNKTVVVITHQLDLAKKYIDYAIKIKDKKSMIINNNEISL, encoded by the coding sequence ATGAGTAGTGATGTAATTTCTGTCAGTGATTTATCTTTTGCTTACGACAAAAATCTGATTTTAGATAATGTGAATTTTTCCGTAAAAGAAGGAGATTTTGTCGCAATAGTTGGTGAGAATGGCGCTGGTAAGTCTACTTTGATGAATCTTATTTTGCACAATCTCAACAACTACGATGGAGAGATAAAACTTTTTGGTACAGATATAAAAGAGGATAATCATTTTAGAGATTTGGCGTATATTTCCCAAAATTCTGTTTTATCGTATAGGAATTTTCCTACTACGATTGAGGAAGCTGTGAAGATTCATTTGTCTTTTTTGAAGAAAAAGACTGATGCAAGTATATATTTAAAACAAGTGGGACTTTTTGAACACAGGAAAAAAGCATTGGATGAATTGTCTGGTGGACAACTTCAAAGGCTTGGAATTGTACTAGCACTTATAAAAGATGCGAAGATTATTTTCTTGGACGAGCCTACAAGTGGTATAGACAAGAAGTTTGCAGATGAATTTTTCCAGAATTTGTCAACTCTCAAAAATCAAAACAAAACTGTTGTCGTGATAACTCATCAGCTTGATTTGGCGAAAAAATACATTGATTATGCTATTAAAATCAAAGATAAAAAGTCAATGATAATTAATAATAACGAGATTAGTCTGTGA
- a CDS encoding IS256 family transposase has product MLIEEYQPETVQDLQEALKDLLGDTMEQMLKAELDEHLDYEYGEKPLSLNTRNGSSKKTVKSSYGNIDLNIPRDREGSFEPQALKKYQKDISNIENQIISMYAKGMTTRDISTHIKEIYGFGISESMVSKITNKILPTIEEWQNRPLEKVYPFVFLDAIHYHVRENNIVVKKAVYIALGYNTEGYKEILGMWVGENESSKYWLLVLNQLKERGLEDILIVSTDNLSGFSQAIESVYPKTEIQKCIIHQIRNSTKFVSYRDIKELMKDLKTVYKASTEELALSNLDIFEEKWGKKYPMCVNSWRNNWAELSTYFKYPEGIRKLIYTTNSIENFNRQLRKVTKNKTIFPSDYALQKSLYLAMVDASSKWTSRIRGWDQILSQLSIFFEGRI; this is encoded by the coding sequence ATGTTAATTGAAGAATATCAACCAGAAACAGTACAAGATTTACAAGAAGCTTTGAAAGATCTTCTAGGAGACACAATGGAACAAATGTTAAAAGCAGAGTTAGATGAACATCTAGATTATGAATATGGTGAAAAACCACTGTCATTAAACACAAGAAATGGATCAAGTAAAAAAACAGTTAAATCATCATACGGAAACATAGACCTAAACATCCCACGAGACAGAGAAGGATCCTTTGAGCCACAAGCATTGAAAAAATATCAAAAAGACATATCAAACATAGAAAACCAAATAATATCTATGTATGCAAAAGGAATGACAACAAGAGACATATCAACACACATAAAAGAAATCTATGGATTTGGAATATCAGAATCCATGGTAAGCAAAATAACAAATAAAATACTACCAACTATTGAAGAATGGCAAAATAGACCATTAGAAAAAGTATATCCATTTGTATTTTTAGATGCAATACACTATCATGTAAGAGAAAATAACATAGTAGTAAAAAAAGCAGTATATATAGCACTAGGATACAATACAGAAGGATACAAAGAAATACTTGGAATGTGGGTAGGAGAAAATGAATCAAGTAAATACTGGCTATTGGTATTAAATCAATTAAAAGAACGAGGATTAGAAGATATATTAATAGTCTCAACAGATAATTTATCAGGATTTAGCCAAGCAATAGAAAGTGTATATCCAAAAACAGAAATTCAAAAATGCATAATTCATCAAATAAGAAATTCAACAAAATTCGTATCATATAGAGATATAAAAGAGCTAATGAAAGACTTAAAAACAGTATACAAAGCATCAACAGAAGAACTAGCACTAAGTAATCTAGATATATTTGAAGAAAAATGGGGCAAAAAATACCCAATGTGTGTAAATTCATGGAGAAATAACTGGGCTGAATTATCAACATATTTCAAATATCCAGAAGGAATAAGAAAACTAATATATACAACAAATAGCATAGAAAACTTTAATAGACAACTTAGAAAAGTAACAAAAAACAAAACAATATTTCCAAGTGACTACGCCCTACAAAAAAGCTTGTATCTAGCGATGGTAGATGCTTCAAGTAAATGGACGAGTAGAATAAGAGGATGGGATCAAATATTGTCACAACTATCAATATTTTTTGAAGGCAGAATCTAA
- a CDS encoding DUF2922 domain-containing protein gives MQEYLQIKIGNDSNETMTINLTNYDRAKTDEQIKNAMDQIIQTEVFTGKTAVYNKKISADIVTVEGM, from the coding sequence ATGCAAGAATATTTACAAATCAAAATAGGCAATGATTCAAATGAAACAATGACTATCAACTTAACCAACTATGATCGTGCAAAAACTGATGAACAAATTAAAAATGCAATGGATCAAATCATACAAACAGAAGTATTCACTGGCAAAACAGCCGTCTACAACAAGAAAATCTCAGCAGATATAGTAACTGTAGAGGGTATGTGA